The proteins below come from a single Ictalurus furcatus strain D&B chromosome 27, Billie_1.0, whole genome shotgun sequence genomic window:
- the LOC128603153 gene encoding R3H domain-containing protein 1 isoform X1, translating to MRMSEVALEERGCDAMKVLESDGPPKHEHNATHTQHQEHTHNECVKEQSCSDLSNQTQPSTTAGQPMRRSKSNAKVKLVRSLAVCEESSPPTITEASHQDKIHLQLSQASEKEEAASGDEDHTEKSPEKTERADKLPRRSLSRDPSQEYTDSTGIDLHEFLVNTLKNNPRDRMMLLKLEQDILDFIGNNESHKRKFPPMTSYHRMLLHRVAAYFGLEHNVDQTGKSVIINKTSNTRIPDQKFSEHIKDDKTDDFQKRYILKRDSLSLDQEDGRLRMRLKDDRRSKSIEEREEEYQRARERIFAQDGQDHFQLDKRIQEDMGYISSHQKRQLFRLRDSSSENEPRSLEPRPWSSTDSDSSHRNGRPAMTKASSFSSISVLIRRDSTASSRSTGRLSKTGSDSCSSVGSSTGSLSRPALSLPVQAVPAPPRHVAACTVDPGPPSAAANATTRADTNTSANTNTSYYLLPLEASGIPAGSVLLHSQTGQPFTNPDGSAVVYNPTLTSQQGRGQQPLAPPPHLQQHQPANHVVTQHCGQCVQYSAISYPPPLLPVPLNQHYTVQDSLGNQFSQLSLVPGEVPDRQSGLFSHSMVLQNSAPTGYVLQPGQPVPMPTYPPPTPSIQQQGYIQQPVQQMSTCYCAPGQYSHSNQHYRPVTPVHYSSPQSQHVPPQQPGYQTLMQSQPPNYQGMMGAQQPQSQSLVSNQAGLTNQIQGVVVQYPPMPPYQGSQNVPQPAYQQQLVLQGPTNQTQVPSASMQVYYSVLPPGQHSHSTVSSTVGFLPPPGSEQMQFPRAASPCGSQPIPTQQCTGVPPAPPGGSGVLMMQLSVPPPPAAAAPTTQWKQNKYYSLDQQHHHHHHHGSKPSELGLVDTTQNSPQLTSPAPSPAHSPGPPHLANLKGIRPGLAPLPIMPQFSRPFLQGDCRYPLLGQPLQYNHPIRPPLMHGSHLVNHHYHPHQGPMGIRHGGRGRRPTKKSLSTDSSTGEIATGRVLEVTDLPAGISRAEADSLLAELGKAGALIKWLPEQQCQHPQRLESSTTTTSDPASMTPRDLASTYTILATFPSKQAAQSALLKLNTSIGTFRLKAIQRAGSQ from the exons GATAAGATCCATTTGCAGCTCAGCCAGGCTTCGGAGAAAGAGGAAGCCGCCAGCGGGGATGAAGATCACACGGAGAAGAGCCCGGAAAAGACTGAGCGAGCCGACAAATTGCCAAGAAGATCACTGtcgagag accccAGTCAGGAGTACACCGACTCCACAGGCATCGATCTCCATGAATTTCTGGTCAACACACTGAAGAATAATCCTCG GGACCGAATGATGCTGCTGAAGCTGGAGCAGGACATTCTGGACTTCATCGGTAACAACGA GTCCCACAAGAGGAAGTTCCCCCCGATGACATCATACCACCGGATGCTGCTGCACAGAGTGGCGGCGTATTTCGGCCTCGAGCACAACGTCGACCAGACCGGCAAATCGGTCATCATCAACAAAACCAGCAACACCAGGAT ACCGGATCAGAAGTTCTCCGAGCACATAAAAGACGACAAAACCGACGATTTCCAAAAGCGCTACATCCTGAAGAGGGACAGCCTGAGTCTAGACCAGGAGGATGGCCGG CTGAGGATGCGCCTGAAGGACGACCGGCGGAGCAAATCCATCGAGGAGCGAGAGGAGGAGTACCAAAGAGCGCGAGAGCGGATCTTCGCTCAGGAC GGGCAAGATCATTTCCAGCTCGATAAGAG GATTCAGGAGGATATGGGTTACATCAGCAGTCATCAGAAGCGGCAACTCTTCAG gttgAGGGACAGCAGCTCGGAGAACGAGCCGCGAAGCCTGGAGCCTCGGCCGTGGAGCAGCACGGACTCGGACAGCTCGCACAGAAACGGGAGACCGGCCATGACTAAAGCCAGCAGCTTCAGCAGCATCAGCGTGCTCATTCGCAGAGACAGCACCGCCAGCAGCAGGAGCACGGGGAGGCTGTCGAAAacgg GTTCTGACTCCTGTAGTAGTGTAGGTTCATCTACCGGCTCTCTCTCTCGGCCCGCGTTGTCGTTACCCGTCCAGGCCGTGCCCGCTCCACCCAGGCACGTCGCGGCTTGCACCGTAGACCCGGGCCCTCCGAGCGCCGCCGCAAACGCTACCACCCGCGCTGATACTAACACTAGTGCTAACACTAACACAAGCTACTACCTCCTTCCTCTGGAGGCCTCAGGCATCCCAGCGGGCAGCGTGCTGCTACACTCTCAAACAG GTCAGCCGTTTACCAACCCCGACGGCAGCGCCGTGGTCTACAACCCTACCTTGACGTCACAGCAGGGGAGGGGCCAGCAGCCCTTGGCTCCACCTCCACATCTCCAACAGCACCAGCCGGCCAATCACGTTGTGACGCAG CATTGTGGTCAGTGTGTGCAGTACTCAGCGATCTCTTATCCTCCTCCGCTCCTGCCTGTTCCTCTAAACCAACACTACACTGTg cagGACAGTCTGGGGAACCAGTTCAGCCAGTTGAGCCTGGTACCAGGCGAAGTGCCAGACCGCCAGTCGGGCCTCTTTTCCCACTCCATGGTGCTCCAGAATTCGGCCCCCACGGGCTACGTGCTCCAGCCTGGTCAGCCTGTCCCCATGCCCACGTACCCACCACCCACGCCAAGCATCCAGCAGCAGGGATACATCCAGCAGCCTGTgcagcag ATGTCCACATGTTACTGTGCTCCTGGTCAGTATTCCCACTCGAACCAGCACTACAGACCAGTTACCCCAGTACACTACAGCAGCCCACAGAGTCAACACGTACCACCGCAACAACCGg GTTATCAGACCCTAATGCAGAGTCAACCCCCCAACTACCAAGGCATGATGGGAGCTCAGCAGCCTCAGAGCCAATCACTGGTCAGCAACCAGGCTGgcctaaccaatcagattcagggTGTTGTGGTGCAGTACCCGCCCATGCCGCCCTATCAG ggctCGCAGAACGTTCCTCAGCCAGCCTATCAGCAACAACTTGTCTTGCAGGGACCGACCAATCAGACGCAAGTGCCCTCGGCCAGCATGCAGGTGTACTACAGCGTCCTGCCTCCAGGACAACACTCCCACTCCACTGTTAg TTCCACCGTGGGCTTCCTGCCGCCTCCGGGTTCCGAGCAGATGCAGTTCCCCAGGGCCGCCTCTCCCTGCGGCTCTCAGCCAATCCCAACGCAGCAGTGCACAG GCGTACCTCCGGCGCCCCCTGGTGGTAGCGGTGTGCTGATGATGCAGCTGAGcgtccctcctcctcctgctgctgctgctcccaCCACCCAATGGAAGCAAAACAAATACTACAGCCTGGACCAGcagcatcaccaccaccaccaccacggcTCCAAACCGTCTGAGCTGGGCCTGGTCGACACGACGCAG aacAGTCCTCAGCTGACCAGCCCCGCCCCTTCCCCCGCCCACTCGCCCGGTCCGCCCCATCTGGCCAATCTAAAGGGAATCCGTCCTGGCCTCGCCCCTCTTCCGATCATGCCTCAGTTCTCTCGACCCTTCCTTCAAG GCGACTGCAGGTATCCTTTACTCGGACAGCCTCTACAGTACAACCATCCCATCAGACCTCCTCTAATGCACGGCTCTCATCTGGTCAACCACCACTACCATCCCCAtcag GGTCCTATGGGAATCCGTCATGGGGGACGTGGCCGAAGACCAACGAAGAAATCACTGTCCACTGATAGTAGCACAGGGGAGATAG CGACCGGGCGTGTCCTGGAGGTGACGGACCTGCCAGCAGGCATCAGCCGCGCCGAGGCCGACTCTTTGCTGGCAGAGCTGGGCAAGGCAGGCGCGCTCATCAAATGGCTGCCGGAGCAGCAGTGCCAACATCCCCAGCGCTTGGAGAGCAGCACCACCACGACCTCCGACCCCGCCTCCATGACCCCACGTGACCTCGCCTCTACCTACACCATCCTGGCAACCTTTCCGTCAAAGCAAGCGGCGCAGAGCGCGCTGCTCAAACTCAACACCTCCATCGGCACGTTTAGACTCAAGGCCATCCAGAGGGCTGGCTCTCagtga
- the LOC128603153 gene encoding R3H domain-containing protein 1 isoform X2 — translation MRMSEVALEERGCDAMKVLESDGPPKHEHNATHTQHQEHTHNECVKEQSCSDLSNQTQPSTTAGQPMRRSKSNAKVKLVRSLAVCEESSPPTITEASHQDKIHLQLSQASEKEEAASGDEDHTEKSPEKTERADKLPRRSLSRDPSQEYTDSTGIDLHEFLVNTLKNNPRDRMMLLKLEQDILDFIGNNESHKRKFPPMTSYHRMLLHRVAAYFGLEHNVDQTGKSVIINKTSNTRIPDQKFSEHIKDDKTDDFQKRYILKRDSLSLDQEDGRLRMRLKDDRRSKSIEEREEEYQRARERIFAQDGQDHFQLDKRIQEDMGYISSHQKRQLFRLRDSSSENEPRSLEPRPWSSTDSDSSHRNGRPAMTKASSFSSISVLIRRDSTASSRSTGRLSKTGSDSCSSVGSSTGSLSRPALSLPVQAVPAPPRHVAACTVDPGPPSAAANATTRADTNTSANTNTSYYLLPLEASGIPAGSVLLHSQTGQPFTNPDGSAVVYNPTLTSQQGRGQQPLAPPPHLQQHQPANHVVTQHCGQCVQYSAISYPPPLLPVPLNQHYTVDSLGNQFSQLSLVPGEVPDRQSGLFSHSMVLQNSAPTGYVLQPGQPVPMPTYPPPTPSIQQQGYIQQPVQQMSTCYCAPGQYSHSNQHYRPVTPVHYSSPQSQHVPPQQPGYQTLMQSQPPNYQGMMGAQQPQSQSLVSNQAGLTNQIQGVVVQYPPMPPYQGSQNVPQPAYQQQLVLQGPTNQTQVPSASMQVYYSVLPPGQHSHSTVSSTVGFLPPPGSEQMQFPRAASPCGSQPIPTQQCTGVPPAPPGGSGVLMMQLSVPPPPAAAAPTTQWKQNKYYSLDQQHHHHHHHGSKPSELGLVDTTQNSPQLTSPAPSPAHSPGPPHLANLKGIRPGLAPLPIMPQFSRPFLQGDCRYPLLGQPLQYNHPIRPPLMHGSHLVNHHYHPHQGPMGIRHGGRGRRPTKKSLSTDSSTGEIATGRVLEVTDLPAGISRAEADSLLAELGKAGALIKWLPEQQCQHPQRLESSTTTTSDPASMTPRDLASTYTILATFPSKQAAQSALLKLNTSIGTFRLKAIQRAGSQ, via the exons GATAAGATCCATTTGCAGCTCAGCCAGGCTTCGGAGAAAGAGGAAGCCGCCAGCGGGGATGAAGATCACACGGAGAAGAGCCCGGAAAAGACTGAGCGAGCCGACAAATTGCCAAGAAGATCACTGtcgagag accccAGTCAGGAGTACACCGACTCCACAGGCATCGATCTCCATGAATTTCTGGTCAACACACTGAAGAATAATCCTCG GGACCGAATGATGCTGCTGAAGCTGGAGCAGGACATTCTGGACTTCATCGGTAACAACGA GTCCCACAAGAGGAAGTTCCCCCCGATGACATCATACCACCGGATGCTGCTGCACAGAGTGGCGGCGTATTTCGGCCTCGAGCACAACGTCGACCAGACCGGCAAATCGGTCATCATCAACAAAACCAGCAACACCAGGAT ACCGGATCAGAAGTTCTCCGAGCACATAAAAGACGACAAAACCGACGATTTCCAAAAGCGCTACATCCTGAAGAGGGACAGCCTGAGTCTAGACCAGGAGGATGGCCGG CTGAGGATGCGCCTGAAGGACGACCGGCGGAGCAAATCCATCGAGGAGCGAGAGGAGGAGTACCAAAGAGCGCGAGAGCGGATCTTCGCTCAGGAC GGGCAAGATCATTTCCAGCTCGATAAGAG GATTCAGGAGGATATGGGTTACATCAGCAGTCATCAGAAGCGGCAACTCTTCAG gttgAGGGACAGCAGCTCGGAGAACGAGCCGCGAAGCCTGGAGCCTCGGCCGTGGAGCAGCACGGACTCGGACAGCTCGCACAGAAACGGGAGACCGGCCATGACTAAAGCCAGCAGCTTCAGCAGCATCAGCGTGCTCATTCGCAGAGACAGCACCGCCAGCAGCAGGAGCACGGGGAGGCTGTCGAAAacgg GTTCTGACTCCTGTAGTAGTGTAGGTTCATCTACCGGCTCTCTCTCTCGGCCCGCGTTGTCGTTACCCGTCCAGGCCGTGCCCGCTCCACCCAGGCACGTCGCGGCTTGCACCGTAGACCCGGGCCCTCCGAGCGCCGCCGCAAACGCTACCACCCGCGCTGATACTAACACTAGTGCTAACACTAACACAAGCTACTACCTCCTTCCTCTGGAGGCCTCAGGCATCCCAGCGGGCAGCGTGCTGCTACACTCTCAAACAG GTCAGCCGTTTACCAACCCCGACGGCAGCGCCGTGGTCTACAACCCTACCTTGACGTCACAGCAGGGGAGGGGCCAGCAGCCCTTGGCTCCACCTCCACATCTCCAACAGCACCAGCCGGCCAATCACGTTGTGACGCAG CATTGTGGTCAGTGTGTGCAGTACTCAGCGATCTCTTATCCTCCTCCGCTCCTGCCTGTTCCTCTAAACCAACACTACACTGTg GACAGTCTGGGGAACCAGTTCAGCCAGTTGAGCCTGGTACCAGGCGAAGTGCCAGACCGCCAGTCGGGCCTCTTTTCCCACTCCATGGTGCTCCAGAATTCGGCCCCCACGGGCTACGTGCTCCAGCCTGGTCAGCCTGTCCCCATGCCCACGTACCCACCACCCACGCCAAGCATCCAGCAGCAGGGATACATCCAGCAGCCTGTgcagcag ATGTCCACATGTTACTGTGCTCCTGGTCAGTATTCCCACTCGAACCAGCACTACAGACCAGTTACCCCAGTACACTACAGCAGCCCACAGAGTCAACACGTACCACCGCAACAACCGg GTTATCAGACCCTAATGCAGAGTCAACCCCCCAACTACCAAGGCATGATGGGAGCTCAGCAGCCTCAGAGCCAATCACTGGTCAGCAACCAGGCTGgcctaaccaatcagattcagggTGTTGTGGTGCAGTACCCGCCCATGCCGCCCTATCAG ggctCGCAGAACGTTCCTCAGCCAGCCTATCAGCAACAACTTGTCTTGCAGGGACCGACCAATCAGACGCAAGTGCCCTCGGCCAGCATGCAGGTGTACTACAGCGTCCTGCCTCCAGGACAACACTCCCACTCCACTGTTAg TTCCACCGTGGGCTTCCTGCCGCCTCCGGGTTCCGAGCAGATGCAGTTCCCCAGGGCCGCCTCTCCCTGCGGCTCTCAGCCAATCCCAACGCAGCAGTGCACAG GCGTACCTCCGGCGCCCCCTGGTGGTAGCGGTGTGCTGATGATGCAGCTGAGcgtccctcctcctcctgctgctgctgctcccaCCACCCAATGGAAGCAAAACAAATACTACAGCCTGGACCAGcagcatcaccaccaccaccaccacggcTCCAAACCGTCTGAGCTGGGCCTGGTCGACACGACGCAG aacAGTCCTCAGCTGACCAGCCCCGCCCCTTCCCCCGCCCACTCGCCCGGTCCGCCCCATCTGGCCAATCTAAAGGGAATCCGTCCTGGCCTCGCCCCTCTTCCGATCATGCCTCAGTTCTCTCGACCCTTCCTTCAAG GCGACTGCAGGTATCCTTTACTCGGACAGCCTCTACAGTACAACCATCCCATCAGACCTCCTCTAATGCACGGCTCTCATCTGGTCAACCACCACTACCATCCCCAtcag GGTCCTATGGGAATCCGTCATGGGGGACGTGGCCGAAGACCAACGAAGAAATCACTGTCCACTGATAGTAGCACAGGGGAGATAG CGACCGGGCGTGTCCTGGAGGTGACGGACCTGCCAGCAGGCATCAGCCGCGCCGAGGCCGACTCTTTGCTGGCAGAGCTGGGCAAGGCAGGCGCGCTCATCAAATGGCTGCCGGAGCAGCAGTGCCAACATCCCCAGCGCTTGGAGAGCAGCACCACCACGACCTCCGACCCCGCCTCCATGACCCCACGTGACCTCGCCTCTACCTACACCATCCTGGCAACCTTTCCGTCAAAGCAAGCGGCGCAGAGCGCGCTGCTCAAACTCAACACCTCCATCGGCACGTTTAGACTCAAGGCCATCCAGAGGGCTGGCTCTCagtga
- the LOC128603153 gene encoding R3H domain-containing protein 1 isoform X5, with amino-acid sequence MRMSEVALEERGCDAMKVLESDGPPKHEHNATHTQHQEHTHNECVKEQSCSDLSNQTQDKIHLQLSQASEKEEAASGDEDHTEKSPEKTERADKLPRRSLSRDPSQEYTDSTGIDLHEFLVNTLKNNPRDRMMLLKLEQDILDFIGNNESHKRKFPPMTSYHRMLLHRVAAYFGLEHNVDQTGKSVIINKTSNTRIPDQKFSEHIKDDKTDDFQKRYILKRDSLSLDQEDGRLRMRLKDDRRSKSIEEREEEYQRARERIFAQDGQDHFQLDKRIQEDMGYISSHQKRQLFRLRDSSSENEPRSLEPRPWSSTDSDSSHRNGRPAMTKASSFSSISVLIRRDSTASSRSTGRLSKTGSDSCSSVGSSTGSLSRPALSLPVQAVPAPPRHVAACTVDPGPPSAAANATTRADTNTSANTNTSYYLLPLEASGIPAGSVLLHSQTGQPFTNPDGSAVVYNPTLTSQQGRGQQPLAPPPHLQQHQPANHVVTQHCGQCVQYSAISYPPPLLPVPLNQHYTVQDSLGNQFSQLSLVPGEVPDRQSGLFSHSMVLQNSAPTGYVLQPGQPVPMPTYPPPTPSIQQQGYIQQPVQQMSTCYCAPGQYSHSNQHYRPVTPVHYSSPQSQHVPPQQPGYQTLMQSQPPNYQGMMGAQQPQSQSLVSNQAGLTNQIQGVVVQYPPMPPYQGSQNVPQPAYQQQLVLQGPTNQTQVPSASMQVYYSVLPPGQHSHSTVSSTVGFLPPPGSEQMQFPRAASPCGSQPIPTQQCTGVPPAPPGGSGVLMMQLSVPPPPAAAAPTTQWKQNKYYSLDQQHHHHHHHGSKPSELGLVDTTQNSPQLTSPAPSPAHSPGPPHLANLKGIRPGLAPLPIMPQFSRPFLQGDCRYPLLGQPLQYNHPIRPPLMHGSHLVNHHYHPHQGPMGIRHGGRGRRPTKKSLSTDSSTGEIATGRVLEVTDLPAGISRAEADSLLAELGKAGALIKWLPEQQCQHPQRLESSTTTTSDPASMTPRDLASTYTILATFPSKQAAQSALLKLNTSIGTFRLKAIQRAGSQ; translated from the exons GATAAGATCCATTTGCAGCTCAGCCAGGCTTCGGAGAAAGAGGAAGCCGCCAGCGGGGATGAAGATCACACGGAGAAGAGCCCGGAAAAGACTGAGCGAGCCGACAAATTGCCAAGAAGATCACTGtcgagag accccAGTCAGGAGTACACCGACTCCACAGGCATCGATCTCCATGAATTTCTGGTCAACACACTGAAGAATAATCCTCG GGACCGAATGATGCTGCTGAAGCTGGAGCAGGACATTCTGGACTTCATCGGTAACAACGA GTCCCACAAGAGGAAGTTCCCCCCGATGACATCATACCACCGGATGCTGCTGCACAGAGTGGCGGCGTATTTCGGCCTCGAGCACAACGTCGACCAGACCGGCAAATCGGTCATCATCAACAAAACCAGCAACACCAGGAT ACCGGATCAGAAGTTCTCCGAGCACATAAAAGACGACAAAACCGACGATTTCCAAAAGCGCTACATCCTGAAGAGGGACAGCCTGAGTCTAGACCAGGAGGATGGCCGG CTGAGGATGCGCCTGAAGGACGACCGGCGGAGCAAATCCATCGAGGAGCGAGAGGAGGAGTACCAAAGAGCGCGAGAGCGGATCTTCGCTCAGGAC GGGCAAGATCATTTCCAGCTCGATAAGAG GATTCAGGAGGATATGGGTTACATCAGCAGTCATCAGAAGCGGCAACTCTTCAG gttgAGGGACAGCAGCTCGGAGAACGAGCCGCGAAGCCTGGAGCCTCGGCCGTGGAGCAGCACGGACTCGGACAGCTCGCACAGAAACGGGAGACCGGCCATGACTAAAGCCAGCAGCTTCAGCAGCATCAGCGTGCTCATTCGCAGAGACAGCACCGCCAGCAGCAGGAGCACGGGGAGGCTGTCGAAAacgg GTTCTGACTCCTGTAGTAGTGTAGGTTCATCTACCGGCTCTCTCTCTCGGCCCGCGTTGTCGTTACCCGTCCAGGCCGTGCCCGCTCCACCCAGGCACGTCGCGGCTTGCACCGTAGACCCGGGCCCTCCGAGCGCCGCCGCAAACGCTACCACCCGCGCTGATACTAACACTAGTGCTAACACTAACACAAGCTACTACCTCCTTCCTCTGGAGGCCTCAGGCATCCCAGCGGGCAGCGTGCTGCTACACTCTCAAACAG GTCAGCCGTTTACCAACCCCGACGGCAGCGCCGTGGTCTACAACCCTACCTTGACGTCACAGCAGGGGAGGGGCCAGCAGCCCTTGGCTCCACCTCCACATCTCCAACAGCACCAGCCGGCCAATCACGTTGTGACGCAG CATTGTGGTCAGTGTGTGCAGTACTCAGCGATCTCTTATCCTCCTCCGCTCCTGCCTGTTCCTCTAAACCAACACTACACTGTg cagGACAGTCTGGGGAACCAGTTCAGCCAGTTGAGCCTGGTACCAGGCGAAGTGCCAGACCGCCAGTCGGGCCTCTTTTCCCACTCCATGGTGCTCCAGAATTCGGCCCCCACGGGCTACGTGCTCCAGCCTGGTCAGCCTGTCCCCATGCCCACGTACCCACCACCCACGCCAAGCATCCAGCAGCAGGGATACATCCAGCAGCCTGTgcagcag ATGTCCACATGTTACTGTGCTCCTGGTCAGTATTCCCACTCGAACCAGCACTACAGACCAGTTACCCCAGTACACTACAGCAGCCCACAGAGTCAACACGTACCACCGCAACAACCGg GTTATCAGACCCTAATGCAGAGTCAACCCCCCAACTACCAAGGCATGATGGGAGCTCAGCAGCCTCAGAGCCAATCACTGGTCAGCAACCAGGCTGgcctaaccaatcagattcagggTGTTGTGGTGCAGTACCCGCCCATGCCGCCCTATCAG ggctCGCAGAACGTTCCTCAGCCAGCCTATCAGCAACAACTTGTCTTGCAGGGACCGACCAATCAGACGCAAGTGCCCTCGGCCAGCATGCAGGTGTACTACAGCGTCCTGCCTCCAGGACAACACTCCCACTCCACTGTTAg TTCCACCGTGGGCTTCCTGCCGCCTCCGGGTTCCGAGCAGATGCAGTTCCCCAGGGCCGCCTCTCCCTGCGGCTCTCAGCCAATCCCAACGCAGCAGTGCACAG GCGTACCTCCGGCGCCCCCTGGTGGTAGCGGTGTGCTGATGATGCAGCTGAGcgtccctcctcctcctgctgctgctgctcccaCCACCCAATGGAAGCAAAACAAATACTACAGCCTGGACCAGcagcatcaccaccaccaccaccacggcTCCAAACCGTCTGAGCTGGGCCTGGTCGACACGACGCAG aacAGTCCTCAGCTGACCAGCCCCGCCCCTTCCCCCGCCCACTCGCCCGGTCCGCCCCATCTGGCCAATCTAAAGGGAATCCGTCCTGGCCTCGCCCCTCTTCCGATCATGCCTCAGTTCTCTCGACCCTTCCTTCAAG GCGACTGCAGGTATCCTTTACTCGGACAGCCTCTACAGTACAACCATCCCATCAGACCTCCTCTAATGCACGGCTCTCATCTGGTCAACCACCACTACCATCCCCAtcag GGTCCTATGGGAATCCGTCATGGGGGACGTGGCCGAAGACCAACGAAGAAATCACTGTCCACTGATAGTAGCACAGGGGAGATAG CGACCGGGCGTGTCCTGGAGGTGACGGACCTGCCAGCAGGCATCAGCCGCGCCGAGGCCGACTCTTTGCTGGCAGAGCTGGGCAAGGCAGGCGCGCTCATCAAATGGCTGCCGGAGCAGCAGTGCCAACATCCCCAGCGCTTGGAGAGCAGCACCACCACGACCTCCGACCCCGCCTCCATGACCCCACGTGACCTCGCCTCTACCTACACCATCCTGGCAACCTTTCCGTCAAAGCAAGCGGCGCAGAGCGCGCTGCTCAAACTCAACACCTCCATCGGCACGTTTAGACTCAAGGCCATCCAGAGGGCTGGCTCTCagtga